The following coding sequences lie in one Flavobacteriales bacterium genomic window:
- the sufD gene encoding Fe-S cluster assembly protein SufD, with translation MVTELTKKDQLLDTFKALNFSAEQDYYTNLRKDALKEIESLELPTTGTEYWKYTRLGKITNKKFNISSPQIQDVKPFLIPNLDANIIVLVNGIYNNSLSKIEQQVGVVASSLSEAKKNNTALFKTTFNAYTKERSELFLAINNAFHTDGVFIAIDKNKTANKPYHIINITTQDHTITQTRNLFVAEKSTDIKILESFVNIDGKENFINSVSEIVVGENAQFEYNKLQDKTQDNYSISTEQVYQQANSNFTINTTTLNGALVRNNLNIEVDASNCETNLSGLYLGQNNDHIDNHTIVDHKKPHCNSNEVYKGVLDNTSTGVFNGKVFVRRDAQKTNAFQANNNILLSDDSVVNSKPELEIYADDVKCSHGSTTGQIDEEAIFYLQSRGVSRKGALNLMINAFAKDTLEKIGIPAFQEYIDLKIEERFQK, from the coding sequence ATGGTAACAGAACTAACAAAAAAAGACCAACTACTCGACACCTTTAAAGCACTTAATTTTAGTGCAGAACAAGACTATTATACCAATCTCCGTAAAGATGCTTTAAAAGAAATTGAATCATTAGAATTACCTACAACTGGAACTGAATATTGGAAATATACTCGTCTAGGTAAAATCACCAACAAAAAATTCAATATTTCAAGCCCTCAAATTCAAGACGTTAAACCCTTTTTAATACCAAATTTAGATGCTAACATCATTGTTTTGGTAAATGGAATTTACAACAATAGTTTATCAAAAATTGAGCAACAGGTTGGTGTTGTTGCATCTTCTTTATCAGAGGCTAAAAAAAACAATACAGCACTATTCAAAACAACTTTTAACGCTTATACAAAAGAAAGAAGCGAATTGTTTTTAGCAATAAACAATGCCTTCCATACCGATGGCGTTTTTATTGCTATTGATAAAAACAAAACAGCAAACAAGCCTTATCACATCATCAACATTACTACTCAAGACCATACAATTACACAAACAAGGAATTTGTTTGTTGCTGAAAAAAGTACCGACATCAAAATTCTTGAATCGTTTGTAAATATTGATGGAAAAGAAAATTTTATCAATTCTGTTTCTGAAATTGTAGTTGGTGAAAATGCTCAATTTGAATACAACAAACTACAAGATAAAACACAAGACAATTATAGCATTTCAACCGAACAAGTTTACCAACAAGCAAACAGTAATTTCACAATTAATACTACTACTCTCAATGGTGCTTTGGTTCGAAACAACTTAAACATTGAAGTTGATGCAAGCAATTGCGAAACCAACTTAAGCGGACTGTATTTAGGGCAAAACAACGACCACATAGATAATCATACCATTGTTGACCACAAGAAACCACACTGTAACTCAAACGAGGTTTATAAAGGAGTTCTAGACAATACATCTACTGGAGTATTTAATGGTAAAGTATTTGTCCGCCGAGATGCGCAAAAAACCAATGCTTTTCAAGCTAATAATAACATTTTATTGTCAGACGATTCTGTGGTAAACTCAAAACCAGAGCTGGAAATATATGCCGACGATGTAAAATGTAGTCACGGCTCAACAACTGGGCAAATTGACGAAGAAGCGATTTTCTATTTACAATCGAGAGGAGTTAGCCGAAAAGGAGCTTTAAACTTGATGATAAATGCCTTTGCAAAAGATACTTTAGAAAAAATAGGTATTCCTGCTTTTCAGGAGTACATTGATTTAAAAATTGAAGAACGATTCCAAAAATAA